In Candidatus Poribacteria bacterium, the sequence CGAGTCAATCGAGTTCCATTGCTGTTCCCGGTCTTGTGAAGGCATTAACGGATCCGCACGATGGTGCCCGACGCAATGCGGTCTTCGCGCTGGCACGGATTGGTCGGAATGCGGCTGAGGCGGTTGAGAGTTTACACAACGTGCTGTTCGATGAAAACCGTTATGTCCGCGGGGATGCGGTTCACGCGCTGCATCGTATCGGGACACGAGAGGCGAAGGCTATGCTCCTTCGTTATCTTGAGACGACGCGCTGGTGTCCGTTGACCTCAAAAGAGAGCACGTTTTAGGTTCGTAGAAATTTAAGGCGCGCTGTATCAGTGCGCCTTCCGTGATCTGATGGAAAAATCTACGTAAAGAATTCCTCGTTATGGGGACGGACATCCACCTCAAAAGTCCACGCGCTCCGATCCTGCTGCACCAAAGCCCAATAGGTATCGGCAATGGCATCGGGTTCAAGGAGCGGCTCATTCTCCGAGAGTGTATAGCGTTGCCTGACGCCCGGCGTATCAATGACCCCGTCAATGATGACATGGGCGACATGGATACCGTGCGGACCGACTTCGCGAGCGAGTGCCGAGGCTAAACCGCGCGTCGCATATTTGGCACTGCTAAACGCCAACGCGCCCGCCCTCCCACGGACAGCAGAGGTTGCTCCTGTAAAGAGAATACTTCCGCCACCTTTCTTGAGCATCCCCGGAACGACCTGCTTTGAACAGAGAAACCCACCGAGGGTACAGACGCGCCACGCGCCCTCAAACGCTTCAGGTGTGAGGTCTGCGAAACTCCCCCACGCGGCGTTTGCGGCATGATTTACCA encodes:
- a CDS encoding SDR family NAD(P)-dependent oxidoreductase — encoded protein: MEKIAVIAGVGPGLGAALARKFVNEGCNVALLSRSSAYIKNLSTRLGESGRTVIPIPTDIADAEQVSGSFDRIREELGAPDILVNHAANAAWGSFADLTPEAFEGAWRVCTLGGFLCSKQVVPGMLKKGGGSILFTGATSAVRGRAGALAFSSAKYATRGLASALAREVGPHGIHVAHVIIDGVIDTPGVRQRYTLSENEPLLEPDAIADTYWALVQQDRSAWTFEVDVRPHNEEFFT